In the genome of Bosea sp. BIWAKO-01, the window GCTGCGCGATCGGCGCACGCCCGGTCGACCTTCACCTGAAGGCGCTCGAGGCCCTCGGCGCCGACATCAGCGTCGCTGGCGGCTATATCGAGGCGAGTGCTCCCGCCGGTCTGCGCGGCGCGCGTATCGTCTTCCCCTTCTCCTCGGTCGGAGCCACCGAAACCGCCCTGCTGGCGGCGAGCCTCGCCAGCGGTGAAACCGAGATCGTCAACGCGGCTAAGGAGCCGGAAGTCCTCGACCTCGCCCGCTGCCTCGTCGCAATGGGCGTAAGGATCGAGGGCATCGGCAGCCATCGCCTGCAAGTCCAGGGCGCCCAGAGCTTCAGGCCGGCGACACATGAGATCGTTGCCGATCGCATCGAGGCGGGCACCTACGCGGTTGCTGCCGCGATCACCGGCGGCGAACTCGAACTGGTCGGTGCGCGGCTCGAACATCTCGCGGCGGTGGGCGAAGCGCTCGAAGCCGCCGGCGTCAGGCTCTGGCCGACCGATCGCGGGCTGATGGTGTCGCGGCCAGGCCGGCTCACCGGCATCGACATCATGACCCAGGCCTATCCTGGGTTCTCGACGGATCTGCAGGCGCAGTTCATGGCGCTGATGAGCGTGGCGGACGGCACCTCACTGATCCGCGAAACGGTATTCGAGAACCGCTTCATGCATGTTCCGGAGCTGGTCAGGCTCGGGGCCGACATCACGCTGAAGGGGACCAGCGCCATGGTGCGCGGCGTCGAAACACTCAAGGCGGCGCCGGTCATGGCGACCGACTTGCGCGCATCGGTCAGCCTGGTGCTCGCGGGGCTCGTCGCCGAGGGCGAGACTGTGGTCAGCCGCATCTACCATCTCGACCGGGGGTATGAGGCGCTCGACCGCAAGCTCCGGCGCTGCGGCGCCGATATCGAACGGATCGGCGCATGAGTGCCGCAACCGATCTGTATCTTGGGGTCGA includes:
- the murA gene encoding UDP-N-acetylglucosamine 1-carboxyvinyltransferase, with protein sequence MDKLLIRGGQRLSGTVDIRGAKNAALPAFAAALLSDRPLTLRNLPDVVDIRTMQALLEGYGVIFSGRAADALTLSASEAAPREASYDIVRKMRATILVLGPLIARFGHARVSLPGGCAIGARPVDLHLKALEALGADISVAGGYIEASAPAGLRGARIVFPFSSVGATETALLAASLASGETEIVNAAKEPEVLDLARCLVAMGVRIEGIGSHRLQVQGAQSFRPATHEIVADRIEAGTYAVAAAITGGELELVGARLEHLAAVGEALEAAGVRLWPTDRGLMVSRPGRLTGIDIMTQAYPGFSTDLQAQFMALMSVADGTSLIRETVFENRFMHVPELVRLGADITLKGTSAMVRGVETLKAAPVMATDLRASVSLVLAGLVAEGETVVSRIYHLDRGYEALDRKLRRCGADIERIGA